A stretch of the Aegilops tauschii subsp. strangulata cultivar AL8/78 chromosome 4, Aet v6.0, whole genome shotgun sequence genome encodes the following:
- the LOC120962964 gene encoding uncharacterized protein, whose amino-acid sequence MLDPGCPVPIRPKHPRPKAFSSRAVCSSSPRSRSSRRPAPAAARCQGLRLLPPRRSRSQALLPPAGSCSPASAPVVCSCSPASAVAPAGPTLRRRCRQDSAPASTPLLPRPSRQDSAPVVCSSQALRRPSRQDSAPVVFRLPSGLFQKKKKKMSAASGYVAVPRYPVIFDGTNYTEFAGFMRIHMRGIRLWGVLSGEVCCPPRPVPPVAPTPPTPLVLPPDANQAAKDAAKIADEAADRAYDERALAYEEALQTYHGALSVYTQWLDDDARAAAVLTASVLPQFASEFLGLPTVFQMWTRLRQRYEPSGDALYLSVVRQEHALQQGDSTVDDFYAQSSAIWRQLDSLRSAGCRACPCCQAVQADLEFHRVYEFLSRLRKEFEPRRAQLLARGRISLMEALSEIRAEETRLRGAGLLEVPSVLATRVSSTPPAAPPHSRSSAPPLLPTPSGGSGRPRSHCDYCNNDGHIESQCYTKRKHLRKARSSGTASSPSPASAIALTEQDILRLKRLLAASGSSSTGTAGSVTDASRTEHPPSTQSGSSHAHSGWGWPSLP is encoded by the exons ATGCTAGATCCCGGCTGCCCTGTTCCGATCCGGCCGAAGCATCCTCGCCCGAAGGCCTTCTCGTCACGCGCCGTGTGCAGCTCCTCGCCTCGATCCCGCTCGTCTCGACGACCCGCTCCCGCCGCCGCCAGGTGCCAGGGCTTGCGGTTGCTTCCGCCGCGCCGCTCCCGCTCTCAGGCGCTGCTCCCGCCCGCCGGCTCCTGTTCGCCAGCCTCCGCTCCCGTGGTCTGCTCCTGTTCGCCAGCCTCCGCGGTAGCTCCCGCTGGTCCAACTCTCAGGCGCCGCTGCCGCCAGGACTCCGCTCCTGCCAGTACTCCGCTCCTCCCGCGCCCCTCCCGCCAGGACTCCGCTCCCGTGGTCTGCAGCTCTCAGGCTCTCAGGCGCCCCTCCCGTCAGGACTCCGCTCCCGTGGTCTTCCGCCTGCCGTCGGGTCTCttccaaaaaaagaaaaaaaaaatgtCTGCTGCGTCGGGCTATGTTGCTGTCCCTCGCTATCCGGTGATCTTCGATGGTACTAACTACACCGAGTTCGCTGGCTTCATGCGCATTCACATGCGTGGCATCCGTCTCTGGGGCGTTCTTTCTGGCGAGGTCTGCTGTCCGCCCCGTCCGGTTCCTCCGGTGGCCCCTACTCCGCCGACTCCCCTGGTTCTTCCTCCGGATGCTAATCAGGCCGCCAAGGATGCGGCTAAGATTGCTGATGAGGCTGCTGATCGTGCCTATGATGAGAGGGCTTTGGCTTATGAGGAGGCTCTTCAGACGTATCATGGTGCTTTGTCTGTTTACACCCAGTGGCTTGatgatgatgctcgtgctgcagccgttctcactgctagtgttctgcctcagtttgcttctgagtttctgggtcttcctactgtcttccagatgtggacccgtcttcgtcagcgctatgagccctctggtgatgccttatacctttctgtggttcgtcaggagcatgctcttcagcagggtgactCTACTGTTGATGACTTTTATGCACAGAGTTCTGCCATCTGGCGCCAGCTTGATTCTCTCCGCAGTGCTGGTTGTCGTGCTTGCCCCTGTTGCCAGGCTGTCCAGGCCGATTTGGAGTTTCATCGCGTTTACGAGTTCCTGTCTCGGCTCCGTAAGGAGTTTGAGCCCCGGCGTGCTCAGTTGCTTGCTCGTGGCCGTATTTCTCTCATGGAGGCGCTTTCAGAGATTCGTGCTGAGGAGACTCGCCTACGTGGTGCTGGTTTGCTGGAGGTTCCCTCTGTGCTCGCTACTCGGGTTTCTTCCACTCCACCTGCTGCACCGCCCCATTCTCGCTCGAGTGCTCCGCCGCTCTTGCCCACTCCTTCTGGAGGCTCAGGTCGCCCCCGTTCACATTGTGACTACTGCAACAATGATGGTCATATTGAGTCCCAGTGCTACACCAAGCGGAAACACCTGCGCAAGGCGCGATCATCAGGGACTGCGTCATCTCCCTCGCCAGCTTCAGCCATTGCTTTGACCGAGCAGGATATTCTGAGACTTAAGCGTCTGCTCGCGGCTTCAGGTTCTTCCTCGACGGGTACTGCTGGTTCTGTGACTGATGCTTCCCGCACTGAGCACCCGCCctctacacagtcag GATCGTCGCACGCACACTCTGGTTGGGG